ATAGTCCGCTGAGGAAGCTGATTTCagtcctgtgtctgtgttgcacatgtcactactgacaaaaaaaaaacagactatgacattataatatatagtgaaataatccacaTGAGGACACTTTGTTTCCCCCCAAACCTACTTTATGTTTTTTAGTTTCTATTCTTCTTGGGTTCTGCTAAACCCAAAAAcctggagaaattaaaaaattcacagcaaacaaacaaaagtctcgggaggttaaactTCAACCTCTTATTTACAGCAGCTACTTCTACGACAGCTTCTGCGCATGCTCGGTGGGCCTCATGGATTTCCCGTCGTATCGAGCCGACTCGATTGTTCGATTATCGGTCGGATGATGTGATGAGTCGGAGCTCTCCCTCCTGCGTCCGTCAGCTCTCGGGCTTGTCTTTGTTGGGGCCCATGAAGTCCACCCCGTCGATCGGGATCTCCTTCTCCTTGATGGCCTTCTGCACGCAGCGCTGGTACTTCCGGAAAGTCTCCGTGCACGGGTCGCCGCTGCGGTCCCCCTTCAGGAACTTCTCCGCGAACCAGCGGTTGAAGCACTGGTCGTAGTCCCGCTTCAGGTCGGTGCAGGCCTCCCCGACGCTGTTCATTTCTCCGAGGACGCGACGTGACGCAGAAATGTGAAAAGTTTTGTCTCCGCTGAGGTTCAACCGGTTTAACACCCAGAGAAGGGCAGCGTGGGCATGCGCAGTCTGACCTTCCTTGAACGGCGACATGCGATTGGCTCATTTAAGAGCGACGTTGAAGCGTAGCTGCGTCAAGACGTAGCAGAGATATTAAGTAGAGAAAGAGGAGTCACTTCGAgaatatagttttgtttttatacgtTTTTCCGGTCCTGAAATAAAGTTTATCCCCGTGAGTCCCGagctttttttgcatttttattttatatttatttttttgaagggatTAGTTGGACcttagaagtataaaaactaagctttatctctgaacaggaagttgctttggaaaaaaaaatcctcatatgtggacacaggcattatttcactgtttaatacaatatacaatacagTTTTCTTATTGTTCGAATATGAAACTTTTCAAAACTCTGAACATGCCTGGGTAATGTTCTTTTGTTCAAAGTTATTTTCctgaaataaaaagtatttttttcagaGCATTATTACCTTTCCTTGATTCGATTATTTATTAGCaataaaatgtccttttctCTTCCAACACCACACCGATAGAAATCATTACAGACCTGAGTAGATTAGTTCCTGAGGAATCTCAGGCTCCGCACAGAGTGAGACCTCTTCACTCAACCTATCCTCAACCCAAATACCGCGATATCATGTCTCACTTTCCGTAATCTCGCGGTACCCCGAGACTACGTGGGGCAtcagggggaaagaaaaaaagaaataaggtCATAAATCGCAATTTATTTATCAACTGACTGAATAAAACCCGCCGTGGAAGATTAAAAGAGGTAAATAACATCCACGGAACTCTTCATTCACGTTTGATTTCAGCGGCTTTTGAGATACGTTCAACTTTACATCCATGCTAACCGcattagcttagcctagcttagcttagcttagcttagctggtGTATAATTCATCTAAGGAAAAAGTCATTTGTAATTTCAACAAGTATTTAGGATAGATTCCCTTTTGATGATAAATGACATTGATCTTAATGATGTTAAACGCAGTGATAAAATATACGTAACACTTGCTCCTAAAAAAGTCCGAGAGGAAACgctttcaacatgtttgtgggtattgtttggcttttaaaatgtagcttttcaaaattatattaactatAAAATTAAAGAATTTCACTTTAAGGTTTTGCACAACATATATTTAATTAGAATTGATATCAACAGATTTttagacactgaaaacaactgtACTTCTTGCAAAGATAAGACATGAGACATTGTTTGTTTATCCCACGTGTGGAACATTTTCTTTATACAGTAGCTCGGAATTATACAAGAATATAAACTAAAACAGTAATaatgaaagaatatacaaaaaataacagcccTGTGTCCTGAGCTGACAGTTCAGTAACAATAAATgttcttattttgaaaataattcTAGGTTCCTGAGTTTCCTTATTTTCGTGCTTTGTTTAAGCCTTAAGTTTAAaccataatggtcttaaaaaggttaatttcacttgttcaaacctgcaaaAACCCCAGtcactcttttttctttctttctttctgttttttgtggTGTGTCCTCAGGAAGCGGGGATGTCTGACAGCGAGGACAGCGACTTCTCCGACAACCAGAGCGAACGCAGCAGCGATGGAGAagctgaggaggtggaggagaatgAGGTGAGCTAACAACCAGCTACCTGTGCCAATACAACAGAACAGGATGAGCTAACAACCAGCTACCTGTGCCATTACAACAGAACAGGATGAGCTAACAACCAGCTACCTGTGCCAATACAACAGAGCAGGACGTCTGTAATTATACGGTTCAGTCCTCTTTAAAGTTAAACACACTTAaacagtataaaaacacacaagaataaaataatgcGCTAAAAGCCAACACAACATTCAACCAGCGTCGAAACTCATAAAACACTTTTCATGACCGTTAAGTCTGTGATttgccttttggattattaaTCTATTAAAATCCAGTTTAtaagtaaatagaaaatattttattatattttagttcttgttcagaaacaactcaaaactcAGTCACttgagaacaaataaaaactaattattttttcaggCAGAATGTTCAGAAATTTTAATTAGGGCCCGAGTCATTGTTATACTATTGTTGTGCCgcgtttttcttctcttgtcgTCCCTTAATTTTTCATCCCTTCAGAGTTTACCAGAGGAAATTCTCTAGTTATGAATCTAAATCTCTCCCTTCGTTGAGTGTTTGACATCATTTCGACTAAAGGAAATGAGCAGATGaacatggattttattttttctctgtttattttgtccTGTCAGATTTTCAAAAAGTAGTTGCGTTGTTAACGTTAAGTGACAAACATAACAAAtataggaaaaagaaaacacaccgTTGACAAATATAAGTTttccaaaataaactgaaaatggaGACATTTGTCCCTAAGTCATAGTTTAGTATCATTGCATGTTAAAATATCTACAGAAAGATGATTTCATCTCACTGATtaattttatcttgtttttaatttaaagcatttttgtcctgtataaataaattcttGATTCTGTGCCcgtacatgaaaacaaacaggaccCTTGAGAACCTTGTGGGTGTTTCCCGGTTGTTTTTATCGTTTTCTGCCTCCAGGATGAGGGAGGAAGTCCCAGAGGCAGCGACaaggtggcggaggaggagggggaggacctGGACGATGAGGAgtacgacgaggaggaggaggaggaggacgacgaccgTCCCAGGAAGAAGCCGAGACACGGGGGCTTCATTCTAGACGAAGCCGGTGTGAACGGATGAAGAATGAATTCCTTTTCCTTCAGAGACGAACAGGatctttattcttcttctgtctctccgTCTAGATGTGGACGACGAgtacgaggacgaggaggatcAGTGGGAGGAAGGAGCTGAGGATATTCTGGAGAAAGGTGAGAAGATCAAGTCCTCCGATTGTCGACCGGTTCTTTCAGACCTTTTACGATCTGGTGTTAATCAgtgaaaatgtgtctccacaagaaagggatgaaaggaaggaaagagggaaggaaagaataagaaaagggtagaatggaaagaaagaaggatggAAAATGTTATGGAAGAGTTTAGTCTGTTTGTTGAACTCAGTtaatgagcaacaacaacttcttctgtgactttgttgtttgtatttatcaACATCTTGGACGACAACACAACGTCCTGTCGTCTTTACATCTTTATGAAACGCAggaactaaactaaatgttgtTTGATGCTGGTTGTTGTATATTGGAGGTGGGATGCAGGATTCTGGATGTGGGATGCAGGATGTTGGATAATGGTTATGAGATATTGGATGTGGGATGCAGGATGTGAGTCTGGTTGTTGGATGTGGAATATTGTCATGGTGGATGTTGGGATGTGGGATGCAGGATGTGGGATtctggatgttggatgttgttaGATGTGGGATGCTGGATGCTGGATGTTGTTGGATTCTGGATGTGGGATGATGGATGTTGTTGGATGCTGTATGTGGGATGCAGGGTGCTGGATATTGTTGGATGTTGGATTCTGGATGTGGGATGATGTTGGATGTGGGATGCAGGCTGTGGGATGATGTTGGATTCTGGATGTGGGATGTTGTTGGATGCTGGATGTGGGATGCAGGATGTGGGATGTTGGATGCTGGATGTGGGATGATGAATGTTGTTAGATGTTGGATTCTGGATGTGGGATGATGTTGGATGCTGGATGTTGGATGTGGGATGCAGACTGTGGGATGCAGGGTGCTGGATGTTGTTAGATGTTGGATACTGGATGTGGGATGCTGGATGTTGTTGGATGCTGAATGTTGTTAGATGTGGGATGCTGGATGTGGGATGATGGATGTGGGATGATGTTGGATTCTGGATGTGGGATGTTGTTAGATGTGGGATGTGGGATGCAGGATGCTGGATGTTGTTGGATGCTGGATGTTGTTGGATGCTGGATGTGGGATGCAGGCTGTGGGATGCAGGCTGTGGGATGTTGGATGCTGGATGTGGGATGCAGGCTGTTGTTGGATGCTGGATGTTGTTAGATGTGGGATGCAGGATGTTGGATGTGGGATGCAGACTGTGGGATGCAGGGTGCTGGATGTTGTTAGATGTTGGATACTGGATGTGGGATGCTGGATGTTGTTGGATGCTGAATGTTGTTAGATGTGGGATGCTGGATGTGGGATGATGGATGTGGGATGATGTTGGATTCTGGATGTGGGATGTTGTTAGATGTGGGATGTGGGATGCAGGATGCTGGATGTTGTTGGATGCTGGATGTTGTTGGATGCTGGATGTTGTTGGATGCTGGATGTGGGATGCAGGCTGTGGGATGCAGGGTGCTGGATATTGTTGGATGTTGGATTCTGGATGTTCTTCTGTGTCTGACtgaactctctctgtctcacgaCGTCCCTCTtgtctctctcttgtctctctcttgtctctcttgtctctctcttGTCTGGCATGTCCTCGACAGTTAACGGTAATTCAGCTCCAGATATTTTCTCCCGCTCTGATGTTGTCATTGACATCCATGTTGTTATCTGAAGCAAATGGAAGATCAGTCTCCATCCATTTAATTAAacgaacaaataaaaataaaagtccatgTCCCCGTCCAGATTGTATTAACCACCTCATCTCAGCAACAGCTCTATTTCTGTGAGTGTGTAGCGTAACGTGAGGAAGCACCGAAGGCAGATCCACCTTTAGCTCCTTGGATTTGAAATTGgctttttaaactaatttttattagtttatttattttttttaaatttactccAAATGTTAGGAcacttaaaggggaaatgaagccGAGATAATGCGATAAATAACTAGAGATCTGGAGAAAACGTTAGTGATGCTTCCTAAGTATCGGCCCGATACTGGGAAACATCCTTATAGCCTGATGCTACGTGCTGCTGTTACGCTCATGATGTCATATTTCTGCGCCCGCAGTCAAACTACGACTATGAACAAAATGATCATGATTTTTGagatgatgattttttatttcgctacttttacaaaaacaatattGTAACAGTTTTCAGCgaaaaatgaaattttaaagaagaacaaatgctTCATAATGAAAGATGTacattttgtgtacattttacacaataataatttttaCGAACAGCTATGGATGTGGATTTAGTGAAGCAGCGTTAGCTCGTTAGCTTTAACCTCCATGCCTTCCTCCTACTttagtttgtgatgttttttttaggtgatTGAACAGATTAGTTGTGTTACTCTTTGATTATAACTCGTTCTCGTTTCACGTTACTCGCTCTGAATCCAAATCCAGTCCAGAAAATGGACGAGGCTAAAGCTGCGCGGTTCACTCGCTTGTTGTTTAGGCAGCTTAATGAAGCCTGAGCCGTGActtcgccccctggtggttggttGAGAAACTGCTTGATTAAATGTGGCGCCgagcattttaaatgtaaatatcacaaACAGTCATGTTGTTTTAATCATAGCAGCAAAAATCACGATCACGATTCAGATTTGATTAATCGTGCAGATCTAAGTCAAACAAATCTGCTGCAGCTAACGCTAACAAACAGTCTGCACCCGTTAACGAAGCAAAAGACAAAGACGTTTGACTGAACTAAAACCTTTTGGCTAAAGTTTTGGtttcataaaatattattgtgtttatttcaaactgtaataaattattttttgaggCGTCACAACTGAAGTAATATCAGTTAAATATTTGCTGAATGGAGCCATGATGTTGAATTCATCTTTACACATTAGATCCTTTCCTTTCTCACCTTCAGGCGCATatacagaaaattaaaacacgTTATCGATATTGGTCAAGATCGATATTTATCCCGAGATAAAGAGATAAATAACTGGAgatgagaggaaaaaggaaatgaacTTGTTATCATGGTAAAATGGAGGAAACGTCTCCAAACATTAGAAGATCCACAGACGTGTTATTGTTTCTTCCGTTTGAGGAGTGTGCggaatattttagttttagtttaatatttgtaatagattcatttcccctttaaactCAGTCCCGTGTCTTCAGAgctcggctgctgctgctgctgcatgttaAATGTGGGTGAAGCTGAGGCTGAACTCAGAACCGACCGTGATCATTTGCCTGACACTGCATCCTGGTAGAAACCTGTCGTCATGTCTGGAGTTTTGATTTTTTGACTGAGACTAACTAGACGTTGGTTGAAGCTTCTCATGTGGCTCATGAATAACGCTGCAGGTGGACGGACGGCAGAAACAAAAACGACCACAGTTCACGTTTTACATCTTTTTTATATGATTTaacagtgaaaacatgtttgatttGGTCTaaaattagtctttttttttaatctttcattgTTTTAGGCGACGGCATTTTTACCTTTTCTAAAATAGTCGTCAGAATTTCTCTTTAGACCAGTTAAATGGAgcttatatataaatacatatattaaataaatgctaaatcaTTATCcactgtgtaaatatgtgtcTGTAACTCAGATGAGACTAATTGTCTTAATTGtgagtttctttttgttgcgttttgtttctgctcctcctccttaaaTCGCCACCGAGCCGAcgcctccatccatccagtcGTTcattaatctgtttgtttttctgttcttttattctttctctccCATCAtgctttgtgttgctgctgcctGACAATGTCTTTTGGCTTCTGTCCTCTTTTCATCCTCTCATCTTCTCGTCctctcctgtttattttattttattttattttttttgtttcattttgtttccgtttcttttttctcctcttttaaattttcctgctgctctctgctctttctccgGCGCCTCCGTCGCCTCCGTCTCCGCCCGGTTGGTCCTGAGCAGAAGAGGCTGAAGGTgagaagacatttcttttttttaaatgttaacgtttctttttgaataaatatttaatttaaatgacgTTGTCTGTTCGTCTCAGTGTCGAACATCGACCACGTGGTTCTGGATGAAGATCATTCTGGGTCCAGGAGGCTGCAGAACCTCTGGAGGTAACAAACGCTCCATCACGTCTGACGTAAACATTAAACCCAGCTGTCGGCactttattcaaaataaataatcatttccTTGGAAGGAGTCAAAAGTCTAAACTGTGTCTGGAATTTACTCCATAAATACAGATTTCCtctttcaatttaatttttaaaccctgtttttttgtttttttttttgtggggaaccacaatacaaacagtataaatatgaataaacataTAGTTTTATCCCTTTGTTATTTGACAAGTAGAAAACTAGAACGAAAAACCTGCTTAATTTTTTTGTGcacaattaaacaaataatGACGCAAATAAagctacacacacaccagcagaaaGATGCTTCACGGACTCATAAATcagaaagagattaaaaaataaattaactagttgcaaatgaaataagaattttaaatgaaaagtaaaacaaaatgcaataaattaatatatatatattttaaataaatatattaattaatttatttatttattaaataaatatattaattaattaatttattttttaaataaataaattaatatatttatttattttttgaataaatatattaattaattaatttattttttaaataaataaataaatcactatCCATCAGATATAATTATCAGTAGGATGCTttaaaaaggaatttaaattcattaaattttttttattatgacgtgtttattatttttaaatttagaagTGTTACGTTTCTAATGAATAGCTGATCTTTTCTGTCATTACATCCCTGAGCCGCGACGAGATAGATGTTAGAATGAAGATTAAAGAAGGATGAGATGATCcgtgatttattttatcacGGGGACATTTCAAGTATAAAAAACTAGAGGTGAGACTTAAAAAAGAGGGAAAGTAATCAGAAGGCTTTATAGTTAATTAATCTTGATTATTTGCTAAATGATGTTTGCCCCAAAAAGCttcttatttaaaaataataataataataattaaatggaCTTTAATGGACGACTGAATCAAATAATAGACACGTACATGAACACTGTATAAACTCTTttggaaaaatgcatttaattgcatttcaattcaaaacagtagaaaatgtcCCTGGACAAAATAGAACAAGTGATATTTTAAGTACTTAAGGTACTTTTTTCAGAACAGTATTGACTTTAAACAGGTGAATTTGTGAGTTTGTCTAATTTAAAATCACGTTTTTATCGAGGCTTCCATCAGCAACGCgttttcctccagtttctccATCGTGCTAATggttagccgttagccgttagccggCATCAGTGAACCGGGACCTCCGAGTTGTTTTcgaatgcaaactgtgattaaatgCATGAATTTTTTTAACGTgttaattaatcaatcaataatTAACATGTTAAAGTTCTACCCCAGAAAATGAAACGTTACGTCTGCTCgtaaagttgtgtttgtttttagtggAAAAAAACGTAAAAACCTCAGATAAAACCGTAGAAGTGTCGTCGGATGTGTTCACGTTTGAACAGTCtgggtctgtttttttgtgttgcagagATTCCAGAGAGGAGGCGCTGGGTGAATACTACATGAGGAAGTACGCCAAGTCTGCAGGAGGAGAGCAGTGAGTAACTTTCACATCCATCTCCCTGATGAAATCAGAAAACAGCTGAATGTACCAgagtctttgtttgtttgtttcacttcaGATAAACTGTGAAGAGAAGGATGAGACGTTGAGAATGTTTATCATTAACCTGAATGAGTCCTtctatcattattaaaatgtcttctAAACAAACCgttgtctgtttcttcttctgtggtatTCAGTTACTCCGGTGGGTCTGAGGAGCTTTCTGATGACATCACCCAGCAGCAGCTACTTCCTGGTGTCAAGTACGTAAACGGCCTTCGACCAATCAAGACTCCTGCACTTGTGCGATTattaagtttgtgttttaatgcttGTTTTGTCGTCAACAGGGATCCCAACCTGTGGACCGTCAAGTGTAAGGTGTGTGAACGCTCACTTAAACCAGGAAATGCATATTTCAAGAGAAACACTTGCTCAGTTATACAAGGAAATGCATATTTCAAGAGAAACACCTGCTTAGTTATACAaggaaatgcatattttaagaGATACACATTCTTCAAATACACCAGGAaatacatgtttaatgatgtACAAAGGTCGATTATACCAGGAGATGTAAAGGGAAACACTCTTAAACAAGGAAATGCAAATTTAACGAGATACACACGCCTATTAAATTGAATGTAAATGTTCAATTAAAGTTAAATAGACATTAAACAAGTAGCTATGATTTACTCACATGCCGTGTTCCTGCAGATCGGAGAGGAGAGGGCGACGGCCATCGCGCTGATGAGGAAGTTCATCGCTTATCAGTTCACTGACACGGTAAGAAACCACTTCGGATCCAGTTCAATGTCATCAACAATCACATCTATATAAGAGGAAACAGCAGGAACCTGGTCAATAACAAGTCTCCTCCACCTGCATGTAACTGAGCTAATAGTtcagcgccccctggtggagaATTAGTTCGtgatgattatctttcagctggtattcaacaagttatttaagttGTTTATTAAACTACTAAAAACTTGGTTAAGGCCTTTATTACAGAcgggaaggacagtggagaaccatggtcaaccaggaagaaataaatcctgattgatggagaaacgtacAGTTTCTCCAtcaactgaacagaaaaccactgatcagggaggacaaccgggaaaaaaggctccagtctgacagggagcagcacaaagactctggAGACGTGGGGGGAGGTCATGAGGTCTGAGGAGTCCAGACTGGACCTGGTCCAGAGTGATGGGGGGCAGATGATAGCTAATCATGGCTAACTGTTAGCTAGCTGTTtttagctaacagttagctagCTGTTTTTAGCTAACCGATTTAAccgtttttccatttttttttttttttttttgcagtttttttagGTCACCACTTTAACTAGCtgtgttttaccttttttatcTAACTGTcctttttctgatgtttttcagctcaccattattttttgtttttagctaactgtttttaaGCTAACTGTTGCTATAGTGCTATGATGGGGGGCAGAGAATCATCATCCACATCTTTTTCTTCCACATTCAAAGATAAAaccaccaggattcatgggtCTATATGAGCAGGAACAAACTCATGGAGATTTTAGCTGttaacatattattattattattattattattattattatcaccattAGCATTTGCATGTCCAGCATTTTTAGCGTCGCCATTAGCATCTTGGACTGAGGACACAgatttatatttctgtaaaaGAGATGCAAAGACTCAGCTCAAgcttattatattatattatattatattatattatattatattatattatataacaagcagaaataaaaccttTAACAATGCTGCTCTGTTTATAAAACGTTATTTATATTAAAGTAAATGATCCGATTCCTCCGTTCAGCGTCTCCTCTGGGTGTTGTTTAAAGGAAGTCGGTGGAAGGTCACCACACTTTCCTAGAAACCGTtgtcagaaatgttttccaCACATTTCTTCCAACAAACAGATCTGCAGGCGTCCTTTCCTTTCACTTTGGTTGAAGTTTTTCTGGTTACAGACTGAACACAATTTGATTTGTGatcagttctgtttttttgtttttgtttgtttcctcttaCTTTTCACACGTTTTGTGCAGATGATCCGATATTGAAGTGAAAACAGCTGTGTGGAGTTTGACTCTTCGAGTGTTTGCGCGAACGTTTTCTCAGTCTGTTCCAGATTCTTTGCAGCTGTTTGGAGGAAATGTTAAAACGAACGCTGTGTGTAGTCGCAAtcgatatataaataataattgtaacTGGACGAAGGTTTTCAGTGTTTGCCTCCTGTTGTGGTGGAGTTCCCATTATTTTCCGTTTGCTTGATCCAGTTTTGGTCGTGGACCTGGATTCGTTTCTGATGCCTTCAGCTAAAAACCATttggacagaaaatgaaaatgctcgGCAAcgacatcaacacaacaaaacgtgttattatttttagattaatCCCGATCAGGTTTCTTCTCCCTGGTCGTAATTCTGTTAAACTCTCCTCCACTAaactcctctttctcctcctcattcctttttcattctaatttaattttcttcttctttttttatttcttcttcttcttctttcgttttcCCCTTTAattcgtctcctcctccttctttcgtcttgtttttctgtcctttatttcttttcctcctcatttttcttctttttttatgttttgttcttctcattttcctttttttttattcttctttcatttcatttctttctcctccatAGTTGAAACTACATGGATCAAATACATGAACCACATGAATCACATCTCCACCTCCTGTTTAtctaatattttcatctataataggatttatttcattatttaacatgtttttggGTTTAGAGACAGAAGGACTTGATTTTAACTCATCACAGAGAcactagtttaattttaaacattttagttCATATCAGCTCAAGGACGTTTGATGTGTTTTGGGCCTTGaacattattaatcattaaattttaatttaataaactcTCAGTCTGTTGAGTCACAGAGTTTATGACCTTGTTTTGTAGTAAACACATTTTAGGAATTattataaaatcacaaattaaaactggaaattacataaaaatcacattaagaACAAAATATCAAAACGAAATGTTGAACAAAACTTTACACATTCTCAACAGGAAATCAGCTTTTAAGAATAATAAACACTCAactttaaaactgcaaaaatgatGTGCAAAGTAAAGaataatataaagaataaaatgctgaaagagaataaaaagaacagagacaagaaccaaaacagaacaaagatcTATGACAGTAAAAGGTGTAAATCTATGGAACAATTtagaaacagatttaaaaaataattttatattagtcaatgtaaaaacaaagttatgaACAAAGTGATGTTCGTGAACAGATCTGCAGGTTTCAACAAGTcaactttaacttttttaagacaataataaatataatttaagacCCATTTCACATTCATCCCGGCAGAAAGGAGGTAACTTAcaaatatatgaatttattcaCAATTCTCTTTATTGTGAACTCATATTTGTTCATAACTCAGCGTTAACTGATTAGCCGCCGTTAGCAACCACAGCTTTAACTGTATAACTAGCGT
This sequence is a window from Mugil cephalus isolate CIBA_MC_2020 chromosome 9, CIBA_Mcephalus_1.1, whole genome shotgun sequence. Protein-coding genes within it:
- the triap1 gene encoding TP53-regulated inhibitor of apoptosis 1 gives rise to the protein MNSVGEACTDLKRDYDQCFNRWFAEKFLKGDRSGDPCTETFRKYQRCVQKAIKEKEIPIDGVDFMGPNKDKPES